The following proteins are encoded in a genomic region of bacterium:
- a CDS encoding homoserine dehydrogenase → MRVNLGLIGFGTVGSGVVKLLRENHDLIGKKTGINLYLKKIVDKDISSDRRIEVDSKILTTDVETIFSDPEISIVIELIGGEEPAKSYIVKALTRKKHVITANKILMAKYGEEISGIAKDNNVQIQYEASVAGGIPLLNALREGLVANKIRAILGIINGTTNYILTRMNENEQSFEEALKDAKRKGYAETNPAFDIEGIDSSQKLVILSSLAFGTRVDVGDVYTEGISKITIQDIKFAREFGYIIKLLAIAKNTNEDIELRVHPTMIPLKHPLASVRDEYNAICIEGDAVGTTMFYGKGAGQMPTASSVVSDIIKIALSINNTILYPNLSWDTKKIRPIEEMISRYYLRFPIIDQPGVIGKIGTILGKHDISITSADASLVEKQKNEGNVEILTHETKERNIRSALGN, encoded by the coding sequence ATGAGAGTTAATCTGGGTCTAATAGGTTTTGGAACGGTAGGTAGCGGGGTAGTAAAGTTATTGAGAGAAAATCACGACCTAATTGGAAAAAAGACGGGAATAAATCTTTATCTTAAAAAAATAGTAGATAAAGATATTTCTTCAGACCGTAGAATAGAGGTAGATTCTAAAATTTTGACTACTGATGTTGAGACGATTTTCTCGGATCCAGAAATAAGCATAGTAATAGAACTGATTGGTGGAGAAGAACCAGCGAAGTCGTATATCGTTAAAGCATTGACGAGAAAAAAACACGTAATTACTGCAAATAAAATATTAATGGCAAAGTATGGTGAGGAAATATCCGGAATTGCTAAAGACAATAATGTCCAGATACAATATGAAGCCAGTGTAGCAGGTGGTATTCCTCTTCTTAATGCATTAAGAGAAGGATTAGTTGCTAATAAAATAAGGGCGATTTTGGGGATTATTAATGGCACAACAAATTACATATTAACCAGAATGAATGAAAATGAACAAAGCTTTGAAGAGGCACTGAAAGACGCAAAACGGAAAGGGTATGCTGAGACCAATCCTGCTTTTGATATAGAGGGAATCGATTCCAGTCAAAAGCTAGTGATTTTATCCTCTCTTGCATTTGGCACAAGAGTAGATGTAGGTGATGTTTATACTGAGGGTATTTCCAAAATCACTATTCAGGACATTAAATTTGCACGCGAATTTGGTTATATCATAAAACTTTTAGCTATTGCTAAAAACACAAACGAAGATATAGAGCTTCGTGTTCACCCAACAATGATTCCTTTGAAACATCCGTTAGCATCGGTCAGGGATGAATACAATGCTATTTGTATTGAAGGTGATGCTGTGGGCACAACTATGTTTTATGGAAAAGGAGCTGGACAGATGCCTACAGCAAGTAGTGTTGTCTCTGATATCATTAAGATTGCTCTGAGTATAAATAATACTATTTTATATCCAAATTTATCATGGGACACAAAGAAAATAAGGCCCATAGAAGAGATGATTTCAAGATATTATTTACGATTTCCAATTATTGACCAACCGGGAGTCATTGGTAAAATCGGCACTATTCTTGGTAAACACGATATCAGTATAACTTCTGCAGATGCTTCCTTGGTTGAGAAACAGAAAAATGAAGGTAATGTAGAGATATTGACTCATGAGACGAAAGAGAGAAATATTCGTTCTGCTCTAGGGAACTAG